One part of the Anopheles coustani chromosome 2, idAnoCousDA_361_x.2, whole genome shotgun sequence genome encodes these proteins:
- the LOC131265976 gene encoding sodium-coupled monocarboxylate transporter 1-like — MEEDTLVLEDSSVEKVTLSTALPLGIDPVAIVSKLVTETTKILTTTTQSTSTMDHTTTSSVPTTSTMETSTFTVGSILAESTTAVPVVEGLLFSWFDYTIFALLLLLSAFIGAYFGFVSKIKQNNTKEYLLGGKTMGKFPVSASLIASHISGITMLGVPSEMYSHGTQYWLFIIPAFSVAYLMKQIYLPVFYDLQVTSAFTYLELRFDKFVRSAASLVYVIQCIIYIPIVIYVPALAFSQVTGINLHVITPVICVICIFYTTVGGLRAVVWTDTLQFVLMIGACLAVIALGISSVGGFFEVWQAAERGNRLIFFNMDPNPFVRTSFWTVCFGLTTLWVSNLAVSQGCVQRFLAVPDLKVAKNSLIIFTAGLIFVKSCSCFIGLLIYAKYETCDPFSIQKISKIDQILPYYIMEVGAKIPGLPGLFVSGIFSAALSTMSSVLNTLAGTIYEDFIRHRIPNASEKTASNTMKMLVVVLGFLVLGLVFVAERMGQVMHIAISLSGVTSGTMLGMFTSGMISRRMNTKGIISASVVSMILTGTVMIGAQLNSKPPMLPLRTDGCDESLMANVTTILTEATAPDTVPLFFKLSFMHYALLGLVSFFIVAYVVSELTGAGDINDERLLAPFMRNPSKLEKEMTLLKHNIKYDEIDLALKELQKPVDLEKK; from the exons ATGGAAGAGGATACGCTAGTACTGGAGGACAGCAGCGTCGAGAAGGTCACCCTTTCGACCGCCCTGCCCTTGGGGATCGATCCTGTGGCGATCGTCAGTAAACTCGTGACGGAAACCACCAAAATCTTGACAACAACCACCCAGAGCACCTCCACCATGGATCACACCACAACTTCCAGCGTACCTACAACGTCCACAATGGAGACATCCACCTTCACCGTGGGTTCGATACTGGCCGAATCGACCACCGCTGTACCCGTGGTTGAGGGACTCCTATTTTCTTGGTTCGATTATACAATCTTCgccctgctgctgctcctttcCGCCTTCATTGGGGCGTACTTTGGGTTCGTGTCGAAAATCAAGCAGAACAACACCAAGGAATACCTTCTCGGGGGGAAAACGATGGGCAAATTTCCCGTCTCGGCATCGCTGATTGCAAG cCATATTTCGGGCATCACAATGCTGGGTGTTCCTTCGGAGATGTACAGCCATGGGACGCAGTATTGGTTGTTTATTATACCAGCATTTTCG GTCGCCTACTTGATGAAACAGATCTACCTGCCGGTGTTTTACGATCTGCAGGTGACATCGGCGTTCACCTATCTGGAGCTACGCTTCGATAAATTTGTCCGATCGGCGGCCAGCCTTGTGTACGTAATTCAGTGCATCATCTACATACCGATCGTGATCTACGTACCGGCGTTGGCCTTCAGTCAGGTGACTGGAATCAATCTGCACGTCATCACACCGGTCATCTGCGTCATCTGCATCTTCTACACTACCGTTGGCGGATTGCGCGCGGTCGTCTGGACCGACACACTGCAGTTCGTGCTGATGATCGGAGCCTGCCTGGCCGTTATCGCACTGGGTATCAGCTCCGTCGGTGGGTTCTTCGAGGTATGGCAGGCAGCCGAGCGAGGCAACAGGCTTATCTTCTTCAA CATGGACCCGAATCCGTTCGTCCGTACGTCGTTCTGGACGGTGTGCTTCGGGCTGACGACGCTTTGGGTGTCAAACCTGGCCGTTAGTCAGGGCTGTGTGCAGCGGTTCCTCGCCGTACCGGACCTGAAGGTGGCCAAGAACTCGCTCATCATCTTCACCGCCGGGTTGATCTTCGTCAAAAGCTGTTCCTGCTTCATCGGTCTGCTGATCTACGCCAAGTATGAGACGTGCGATCCGTTCTCCATACAAAAGATCTCCAAAATTGACCAGATCCTGCCGTACTATATCATGGAAGTGGGTGCAAAGATCCCTGGGCTGCCGGGTCTGTTTGTGTCCGGTATCTTCTCGGCCGCACTGTCGACGATGTCGTCCGTGCTGAACACCCTGGCTGGCACCATCTATGAGGACTTCATCCGCCATCGGATCCCTAACGCCAGCGAAAAAACGGCCAGTAATACGATGAAGATGTTGGTCGTGGTGCTTGGCTTCCTCGTTCTGGGACTTGTGTTTGTCGCCGAGCGCATGGGTCAGGTGATGCACATCGCCATTTCGCTTTCGGGTGTCACATCCGGCACCATGCTGGGTATGTTCACCAGCGGAATGATCTCGAGACGGATGAACACGAAAGGCATCATCAGTGCGTCGGTTGTCTCGATGATACTTACCGGCACGGTTATGATCGGTGCTCAGCTGAATTCTAAGCCTCCGATGTTGCCCCTGCGCACGGATGGCTGCGACGAGTCTCTTATGGCCAACGTCACCACCATCCTAACCGAAGCTACCGCTCCCGATACTGTTCCACTGTTCTTCAAGCTGAGCTTCATGCACTACGCACTGTTAGGTCTGGTTAGCTTCTTTATCGTCGCGTATGTGGTCTCCGAGCTGACCGGAGCGGGAGATATCAACGATGAGCGACTGTTGGCCCCTTTCATGCGTAACCCGAGCAAATTGGAGAAGGAAATGACGCTGCTGAAGCACAACATCAAGTATGACGAGATTGACTTGGCGCTAAAGGAACTCCAGAAACCCGTTgatttggaaaagaaatga
- the LOC131263588 gene encoding protein spaetzle 3 translates to MALVNYTLPFGSIQAPSWASATPLQNQHASAVNNLLYGPAGHQEDDQDFYKNAPYAPPQRQAKQSPQQQQQTPQHQQQHSIQYRQTPRNNYLPPPSPYIPPSASYPQAPPQPPQVQQPPSAGRTYGEGSYSDGAGGAGSPSSKPPQQPQQPQQPQQPQQPQQPAYYEYSSGSYATQPGRAFEQAANPQQGTSYRSNTQPGGQPGPAPRSPSQGAAPSYPQRPPSYANVGAVGTHTQIHPVLDYDDDDDEYYDDPEEVVATVGGGISDNRKNSRMPTVTPIQGPIFVRNGTVPVVPLFAYPQVSNGTFIQIPIWWTALSVALGLSIHGDVIRGVPCIKKYHQLFCPTAGNTYPSDKIEMFIDENKALMKRMYGDFEMTSRFPSSPGRKRKRSTGGGGGGPDDEDFTLLPELMDLYGEPGGAVRLGGDSYFSTLRKKRQNQNSSARGSGGGRGGAGSANARQTAAPANGNGGSGSGESNTGRVDACESKIEIVTPYWATNSAGKVRAIVNTQHFEQAIHQEVCSKTQTSRCSGDCGCEQKYKWHRLLAYDPDNDCKGIFMDWFLFPSCCVCRCNP, encoded by the exons ATGGCCCTGGTGAACTATACACTGCCGTTTGGCAGTATTCAGGCACCGTCGTGGGCTTCCGCGACTCCCCTGCAGAATCAGCATGCGTCGGCTGTGAACAATCTGCTGTACGGACCTGCCGGACACCAGGAGGATGATCAGGATTTCTACAAGAACGCACCGTACGCCCCGCCCCAGCGCCAGGCGAAGCAGTctcctcagcagcagcagcagactccacagcaccaacagcaacacTCGATACAGTACAGGCAGACGCCCCGGAATAACTACTTGCCTCCGCCGTCGCCTTACATCCCACCGAGTGCCAGCTATCCGCAGGCACCACCACAACCGCCGCAGGTTCAGCAGCCCCCTTCGGCGGGACGAACGTACGGCGAGGGTTCCTACTCGGATGGTGCCGGTGGTGCGGGTTCCCCGAGCTCGAAACCACCCCAACAACCCCAGCAGCCCCAGCAGCCCCAGCAACCCCAGCAACCCCAGCAGCCCGCGTACTACGAGTACTCTTCCGGCAGTTACGCAACGCAGCCCGGGCGAGCCTTCGAGCAGGCGGCGAACCCGCAGCAGGGAACCAGCTACCGCAGCAATACTCAGCCGGGCGGGCAACCGGGGCCGGCCCCCCGGTCTCCGAGCCAGGGAGCAGCACCGAGCTACCCGCAGAGACCTCCGTCGTACGCCAACGTCGGCGCGGTCGGTACCCACACGCAGATACATCCGGTGCTggactacgacgacgacgacgatgagtaCTACgatgacccggaggaggtggtCGCTACGGTAGGCGGTGGGATCTCAG ACAATCGGAAAAACTCTCGTATGCCAACGGTCACACCGATCCAGGGGCCCATATTTGTAAGGAATGGAACAGTTCCTGTCGTGCCATTATTCGCGTATCCTCAAGTCAGTAATGGAACTTTCATCCAAATACCG aTATGGTGGACAGCTTTATCCGTAGCGCTCGGGCTCAGCATTCATGGAGATGTCATCAGAGGTGTTCCGTGCATAAAGAAGTACCATCAACTGTTCTGCCCGACGGCGGGCAATACCTATCCTAG TGACAAGATTGAGATGTTCATCGACGAGAACAAAGCGCTAATGAAGCGAATGTACGGTGACTTCGAGATGACGTCGCGGTTTCCCTCGTCCCCGGGCAGGAAGCGCAAAAGGAGCACGggaggtggcggcggtggtccGGACGATGAAGACTTCACCCTGCTGCCGGAGCTGATGGATCTGTACGGAGAGCCCGGGGGAGCGGTTCGTCTAGGCGGCGATTCGTACTTCAGCACGTTGCGCAAGAAACGCCAGAATCAGAACTCGAGTGCTCGGGGGAGTGGCGGTGGGCGAGGGGGCGCAGGGTCGGCCAATGCACGCCAGACGGCCGCCCCAGCCAACGGCAACGGGGGCAGCGGGAGTGGAGAGTCCAATACGGGCCG AGTCGATGCCTGCGAGTCGAAGATCGAAATAGTGACGCCATACTGGGCGACGAATTCCGCCGGCAAGGTGCGTGCCATCGTCAACACGCAGCACTTCGAGCAGGCGATCCACCAGGAAGTGTGTTC gaaAACACAGACGAGCCGCTGCTCCGGCGACTGTGGCTGTGAGCAGAAGTACAAATGGCACCGGTTGCTGGCGTACGATCCGGACAACGACTGTAAGGGTATCTTTATGGACTGGTTCCTGTTTCCGTCGTGCTGCGTCTGCCGGTGTAATCCTTAG